One genomic window of Trichlorobacter lovleyi includes the following:
- a CDS encoding sulfurtransferase TusA family protein: protein MSSSQCKTIDLRGQICPSTLLTALREVNSLKMELKTGDCSLLFLSDNRNSVTHISDAVGSMGYQVTVVKEEDYYRVVVCRQG from the coding sequence ATGTCGTCTAGCCAGTGTAAAACCATTGATCTGCGTGGTCAGATCTGTCCTTCGACCCTGTTGACCGCCCTGCGGGAGGTCAACAGTCTGAAGATGGAGCTGAAAACAGGTGATTGCAGTCTGCTGTTTTTGTCCGACAACCGTAACTCGGTGACCCACATTAGCGATGCGGTGGGGAGTATGGGCTATCAGGTTACGGTGGTGAAAGAAGAGGATTACTACCGGGTTGTTGTCTGCAGGCAGGGGTGA
- a CDS encoding YeeE/YedE thiosulfate transporter family protein, protein MSLVHVFMLSGGLLLGAAAGFVMHRSGYCVAGMFRDLFMFRSTLLLKSLILLLAVSLPLFELIHLSGFVALPFPFFGPPSLANLLGGLLFGIGMVLAGGCVVGTLYKLGSGSFPALLALAGLVGGSTLYAFFHPTWAVFAKAVAFPTRAVTLSQLLLQPPWLLVVVLEVLLIPLLFVWFRQRRMERPAVVASYLQPWKAALLLALIGTASVLLVGMPLGITTSYSKMGAFLLQLVMPDVAAGVSYFKLLPLNYTPPLGGGVLVGGPGAAFDGVALVQYPLIIGIIVGSALSALLLGEWRMHFGLPWRQAVSVLLGGVIMGLASRMAPACNIWHLFGGLPILALQSMLFLLGLLPGAWLGGLLLTHWVMPADIE, encoded by the coding sequence ATGTCGTTGGTGCATGTTTTTATGCTATCGGGTGGGCTGCTGCTGGGGGCGGCAGCGGGATTTGTAATGCACCGGTCCGGCTACTGTGTGGCCGGTATGTTCCGTGACCTGTTTATGTTTCGTAGTACGCTGTTGCTGAAAAGCCTGATTCTTCTGCTTGCCGTTTCCCTTCCACTGTTTGAACTGATCCATTTAAGCGGGTTTGTTGCTTTGCCGTTTCCCTTCTTTGGTCCTCCTTCGCTGGCTAACCTGCTGGGGGGGCTGCTGTTCGGGATCGGTATGGTGCTGGCAGGCGGTTGTGTGGTGGGTACCCTGTATAAACTGGGCAGTGGCAGTTTTCCTGCTCTGCTTGCCCTGGCCGGCCTGGTCGGAGGAAGCACACTCTACGCCTTTTTTCATCCCACCTGGGCGGTCTTTGCCAAGGCGGTTGCCTTTCCTACCAGAGCAGTAACCTTGTCGCAACTGTTGCTGCAGCCACCCTGGCTGCTGGTTGTGGTGCTGGAGGTGCTGCTGATACCGCTGCTGTTTGTCTGGTTTCGGCAGCGCCGGATGGAGCGGCCTGCCGTGGTGGCGAGCTACCTGCAACCCTGGAAGGCAGCACTGTTGCTGGCATTGATTGGGACGGCCTCAGTGCTGTTGGTGGGGATGCCGTTGGGGATCACGACATCGTACAGCAAGATGGGGGCCTTTTTGCTGCAACTGGTTATGCCTGATGTCGCTGCAGGAGTGTCCTATTTTAAGCTACTGCCACTTAACTATACCCCGCCATTGGGAGGCGGGGTGCTGGTTGGCGGGCCTGGGGCGGCATTCGATGGTGTTGCTCTGGTGCAGTATCCGCTGATTATCGGGATTATTGTCGGTTCAGCTCTTTCCGCGTTATTGCTGGGGGAATGGCGCATGCACTTCGGGCTGCCCTGGCGCCAGGCCGTCTCGGTGTTGCTGGGGGGTGTGATCATGGGGCTTGCTTCGCGCATGGCTCCAGCCTGCAATATCTGGCACCTGTTCGGCGGGCTGCCGATACTGGCATTGCAGAGCATGCTGTTTTTGCTCGGGCTGTTACCGGGAGCCTGGCTTGGCGGGTTGTTGTTAACGCATTGGGTAATGCCTGCTGATATTGAGTGA
- a CDS encoding ATP-binding protein, translating to MKQSMLWQTVRGRLLLLAIGVELLMLTLLVLNSARLLHGAMTKQAAWHAKQIAPVLNAALTAPLAQRDFATLQAVLDESRATEELVYLAVSDRYGARVASSGRIDTVQPSVQAGSTVKMALHPLLPQYVVAVPISQSGQQLGVLHFGLDLSRIYEARSKLIMQGVGIAAVELVLSSIVLLLIGLWMTRHLSTLTKVSLEVAAGNLSPTVLPEGRDELGQLGAAFNTMSSAIFERVQELDRQKALLSATINSTTDIMFFKNLQGVYLGCNPAFMEFVGRSREDIVGSTDYDLMPNDQAEFFREQDRQMLAIGMPRSNEEWISYPDGRKVLVETKKSPLRDQQGQIIGLIGISRDMTERKKLEDELHQQAAQLELEMAERQKAQEALQLRAGGLESLNLTLESRVQDELRKNREKDAIMLQQDKLASIGQLAAGVAHEINNPMGFIMSNLSTLREYSAILIRYHRFLEQQQMTGAGSSAEQQAILKELDIAYILEDMQPLVDESLEGAERVKRIVQDLKNFARADENRFVKADLNQLVQSTINIVRNEIKYVADLELHLGEIPEIVCIPQQINQVITNLLVNAAQAMDKQGQITITTRQDGDRVLLKVRDTGCGMTDEVRRKIFDPFFTTKEVGKGTGLGLAICYDIIQKHQGEIEVESKSGVGTLFWVWLPTAGLSVTEESLQP from the coding sequence ATGAAACAGTCGATGCTCTGGCAGACCGTTAGAGGGCGGCTTTTACTGCTTGCCATTGGGGTCGAGCTACTAATGCTGACTCTGCTGGTACTTAACAGCGCCCGCCTCTTGCATGGGGCCATGACCAAGCAGGCGGCATGGCATGCCAAGCAGATTGCACCGGTTCTTAATGCAGCATTGACGGCTCCCTTGGCGCAGCGTGATTTTGCGACCTTGCAGGCTGTACTGGATGAAAGCAGAGCCACAGAGGAGCTGGTCTATCTGGCCGTTAGTGACCGTTATGGTGCGCGGGTTGCCTCCAGCGGTCGGATTGATACTGTTCAACCATCAGTTCAGGCAGGCAGTACGGTGAAGATGGCGCTGCATCCCTTGTTGCCGCAGTATGTGGTTGCGGTGCCGATCAGTCAGAGCGGTCAGCAACTGGGGGTGCTCCACTTTGGTCTCGACCTTTCCAGAATTTATGAAGCACGCAGCAAACTGATCATGCAGGGGGTCGGCATCGCTGCTGTCGAGCTGGTACTTTCTTCGATCGTACTTTTGCTGATCGGTCTCTGGATGACCCGCCATCTGAGTACACTGACAAAAGTCAGCCTGGAGGTGGCTGCCGGTAACCTGAGCCCAACGGTTCTACCGGAGGGGAGGGATGAACTCGGACAACTGGGAGCTGCCTTCAATACCATGTCTAGCGCCATTTTCGAGCGGGTGCAGGAACTTGACCGTCAGAAGGCGTTGCTGTCTGCCACAATTAATTCAACCACTGATATCATGTTTTTTAAGAATTTACAGGGGGTCTATCTCGGATGCAACCCGGCCTTTATGGAGTTTGTAGGCAGGTCGCGTGAAGATATTGTCGGCTCAACCGATTACGATCTTATGCCCAATGATCAGGCGGAATTTTTCAGGGAGCAGGATCGCCAGATGCTGGCAATCGGCATGCCCCGCAGCAATGAAGAATGGATCAGCTATCCTGACGGGCGCAAGGTGCTGGTAGAGACGAAAAAATCCCCTTTGCGTGATCAACAGGGACAGATTATCGGCTTGATAGGGATCAGCCGTGACATGACTGAGCGCAAGAAGTTGGAAGATGAACTACATCAACAGGCGGCACAGCTGGAACTGGAAATGGCAGAACGTCAGAAGGCGCAGGAAGCATTGCAACTGCGTGCCGGAGGTCTGGAAAGCCTTAATCTGACGCTTGAAAGCCGGGTCCAGGATGAACTCCGTAAAAACCGGGAAAAAGATGCGATTATGCTGCAGCAGGATAAGCTGGCCTCCATAGGGCAGTTGGCTGCAGGAGTTGCCCACGAGATCAACAACCCGATGGGGTTCATCATGAGTAATCTGTCCACGTTGCGGGAATATAGTGCCATCCTGATCCGCTATCATCGCTTTCTTGAACAGCAGCAGATGACCGGAGCCGGATCTTCTGCCGAACAGCAGGCAATTTTAAAAGAGCTGGATATTGCTTACATACTTGAGGATATGCAACCGCTGGTTGACGAATCGCTTGAAGGGGCCGAGCGGGTCAAGCGGATCGTGCAGGATTTAAAGAATTTTGCGCGTGCCGATGAGAATCGCTTTGTGAAGGCCGACCTGAATCAACTTGTTCAGAGCACCATCAATATCGTGCGTAATGAGATCAAGTATGTTGCTGATCTTGAGCTTCACTTGGGCGAAATCCCCGAGATCGTCTGTATCCCACAGCAGATCAATCAGGTTATTACCAATCTGTTGGTAAATGCGGCCCAGGCAATGGATAAACAGGGACAGATTACTATTACTACTCGGCAGGATGGCGACAGGGTGCTGCTGAAGGTACGCGACACAGGTTGTGGTATGACCGATGAGGTCCGCCGCAAGATTTTTGATCCCTTTTTTACTACCAAAGAAGTCGGCAAGGGGACAGGTTTGGGGTTGGCAATCTGTTACGACATCATCCAGAAACACCAGGGAGAGATAGAGGTGGAAAGTAAGTCGGGTGTCGGTACCCTTTTCTGGGTCTGGCTGCCGACGGCAGGCCTGTCGGTAACTGAAGAGTCATTACAGCCCTGA
- a CDS encoding putative bifunctional diguanylate cyclase/phosphodiesterase, whose translation MSENGMQDRATDRSQELIGYIRAKTNRLLEVMGTVPLNPEELDDATLLAVDPIGIVTDSFEQVLEHLQKTNSELAATRDELQAIFDSAGGAIVVVDEKMEVVACNSYSQWALFAGERNVMGKNLRSLICGHDQEECILEQILTTQRRVEQNDFLHDGRHYHLVGTPLKNHDGAISRVVLLYTDITERRAAAEEIERLAFFDSLTGLPNRVLLKDRLAQLLTRAGRYNEMVAILFIDLDRFKEVNDTLGHGTGDQLLQVVSERLTACLRSCDTVARLGGDEFVVLLPGITERDCVGDIAAKLLQSLCKPVQLDAREVFTSGSIGISLWPIDGDSVSTLFKNADTAMYHAKEQGRNTYRFYTPQMHATSMEQLTLSNDLRYALERGELHLCYQPQVSFETGGLIGVEALLRWIHPKLGMIPPDRFIPLAEDTGLIVPIGTWVLHEACRQAMMWVAQGLPSLRVAVNISAKQFRESDFSDTVKAVLQTTGLAPNLLELELTEGMLIENVTQTKLTLQSLKDMGVTLAIDDFGTGYSSLSYLKHFPLDRLKIDKSFVKEIAEKSGDAAAIVEAVVALGHSLKLTVIAEGVEQQDQVDFLHNRKCDELQGYFFSRPLTPQALEELLRKGVNGPEFCLYRYQ comes from the coding sequence GTGAGCGAAAACGGAATGCAGGATAGAGCAACGGATCGTAGCCAGGAGTTGATCGGCTATATCCGGGCAAAGACCAACCGGTTGCTGGAGGTGATGGGAACGGTACCGCTGAATCCGGAGGAACTGGATGACGCTACCTTACTGGCAGTGGACCCGATCGGGATTGTTACCGACTCCTTTGAACAGGTACTGGAGCACCTTCAGAAGACCAACAGCGAATTAGCCGCCACCAGGGATGAGTTGCAGGCGATCTTTGATTCCGCCGGGGGCGCTATTGTGGTGGTTGATGAGAAGATGGAGGTGGTGGCCTGCAATTCTTACAGTCAGTGGGCCTTGTTTGCCGGTGAACGTAACGTAATGGGTAAAAACCTGCGTTCCCTGATCTGCGGCCATGATCAGGAGGAATGCATCCTGGAACAGATTCTGACTACTCAACGCCGGGTTGAACAGAACGATTTTCTTCATGACGGACGCCATTATCATCTGGTGGGGACACCGCTGAAAAATCACGATGGTGCCATCAGCAGGGTGGTACTGCTCTATACCGATATTACCGAGCGTCGTGCCGCTGCGGAAGAAATTGAACGCTTAGCCTTCTTTGACAGTCTGACCGGCCTGCCCAACCGGGTGCTGCTAAAGGATCGGTTGGCTCAACTTTTGACCAGGGCCGGACGCTACAATGAAATGGTGGCAATCCTCTTCATCGATCTGGACCGTTTTAAGGAAGTAAACGATACCTTGGGGCACGGCACGGGGGATCAACTGTTGCAGGTAGTGTCCGAACGGCTGACCGCCTGTCTGCGTAGCTGCGATACCGTGGCTCGTCTGGGGGGGGATGAGTTTGTCGTGCTGCTGCCGGGTATTACCGAGCGCGACTGCGTCGGCGATATTGCGGCAAAACTGCTGCAGTCGCTGTGCAAACCGGTGCAGTTGGATGCGCGAGAAGTCTTTACCAGTGGGAGTATCGGTATCTCGCTCTGGCCGATTGATGGCGATTCGGTAAGTACGCTGTTTAAGAATGCCGATACGGCCATGTATCACGCCAAGGAACAGGGCAGAAATACCTATCGTTTTTACACGCCTCAGATGCACGCCACTTCTATGGAACAGCTGACCCTGAGCAACGATCTGCGCTACGCCTTGGAACGGGGAGAGTTACATCTTTGCTATCAGCCTCAGGTCAGCTTTGAGACCGGTGGACTGATCGGCGTAGAGGCACTGCTGCGCTGGATTCATCCAAAGCTCGGTATGATTCCGCCTGATCGCTTTATCCCTTTGGCCGAAGATACCGGTTTGATCGTGCCGATCGGGACCTGGGTGTTGCACGAAGCCTGTCGGCAGGCCATGATGTGGGTAGCCCAAGGCCTGCCATCACTGCGGGTGGCGGTTAATATTTCGGCCAAACAGTTCCGGGAGTCAGATTTCAGTGATACGGTCAAGGCAGTCCTGCAGACGACCGGACTGGCGCCCAACCTGCTGGAGCTTGAACTGACCGAAGGGATGCTGATTGAGAATGTTACCCAGACCAAGTTGACCCTGCAGAGTTTAAAGGATATGGGAGTGACTCTGGCCATCGATGATTTCGGCACCGGTTACAGTTCACTCAGCTACCTGAAGCATTTCCCGCTTGACCGGTTAAAGATCGACAAGTCCTTTGTGAAGGAGATTGCAGAGAAGTCAGGTGACGCTGCTGCCATCGTTGAAGCTGTGGTGGCTCTGGGGCACAGCCTCAAGCTGACCGTGATTGCCGAAGGAGTGGAACAGCAGGATCAGGTGGATTTTCTGCACAACCGCAAGTGTGATGAACTACAGGGCTACTTCTTCAGCCGTCCCCTCACACCCCAGGCCTTGGAAGAACTGCTCCGCAAAGGAGTGAATGGGCCGGAGTTTTGTCTTTACCGCTACCAGTGA
- a CDS encoding thioredoxin domain-containing protein, translating to MTNHELQTLLALDRSSLPEDGRPEFNRLIFSRSPYLLQHSRNPVDWREWGPAAQKEAQERNLPLFVSIGYATCHWCHVMAHESFEDDEVADILNHAFVPVKVDREERPDLDEFCMAACQSLTNSGGWPLNCFLKPDGTPFYALTYLPKEPKRGMPGFLELLENIARVWQHKQEAVERNARSLMEALGQMAAAPVQTTAPDLKELADSAVATLRKIHDPRYHGFGKAPKFPMPPYLLFLLGRDNRIEQELALNTLQAMRQGGIWDQLGGGIHRYSTDQHWLVPHFEKMLYDQALVAYTALKAYALTKENRYLEMADNLLEFVLAELTAPEGGFYCGLDADSEGREGACYVWKKQELEQILGDQAAFFCQYYGVTEQGNFEEPGENVLFQALPAAEEPAVIKAAGQKLLQVRAMRQQPLRDLKILSGWNGLTIAALARGAALTNNRRWLEAARRAAAFISSSLTRADGRLLRSWCGTPSTIPGFLEDYAFLGWGFLELFKAGGDAADLATAEQLCRDALHLFRTEDGRLVTVGNDQEQLPLALSDNHDGVIPSGPAALVMNLVTLAKCTAKPEWEKRTDEVLSSVLPSLVRQPVSGLWLLEAALKRQSQNVT from the coding sequence ATGACCAACCACGAACTGCAGACCCTGCTGGCCCTTGACCGTTCCAGCCTGCCTGAAGACGGCAGGCCTGAGTTCAACCGCCTGATCTTTTCCCGTTCCCCTTACCTGCTGCAGCACAGCCGCAACCCGGTGGACTGGCGGGAATGGGGACCGGCCGCACAAAAGGAGGCGCAGGAGCGCAACCTGCCGCTGTTTGTCTCCATCGGCTATGCCACCTGCCACTGGTGCCATGTCATGGCCCATGAATCCTTTGAGGATGATGAGGTGGCCGATATCCTTAACCATGCCTTTGTGCCGGTCAAGGTGGATCGGGAGGAGCGGCCCGATCTGGATGAATTCTGCATGGCTGCCTGCCAGAGCCTGACCAACAGCGGCGGCTGGCCCCTGAACTGTTTTCTGAAGCCGGACGGCACCCCGTTCTATGCACTGACCTACCTGCCCAAAGAGCCTAAGCGCGGCATGCCCGGTTTTCTGGAACTGCTGGAGAACATTGCCAGGGTCTGGCAACACAAACAGGAAGCGGTTGAGCGCAACGCCCGATCGCTGATGGAGGCGCTGGGGCAGATGGCTGCAGCCCCGGTGCAAACCACCGCGCCAGACCTGAAGGAGCTGGCGGACAGTGCTGTTGCCACCCTGCGCAAGATCCATGATCCCCGATACCACGGTTTCGGTAAGGCCCCCAAATTTCCGATGCCACCCTACCTGCTGTTTCTGCTGGGCAGGGACAACCGGATCGAACAGGAGCTGGCGCTCAATACACTTCAGGCAATGCGGCAGGGCGGGATCTGGGACCAGCTGGGTGGCGGCATCCACCGTTACAGCACTGACCAGCACTGGCTGGTGCCCCACTTTGAAAAGATGCTCTACGATCAGGCCCTGGTGGCATACACAGCGCTTAAGGCCTATGCCCTGACCAAAGAGAACCGCTATCTGGAGATGGCAGACAATCTGCTGGAGTTTGTGCTGGCTGAACTGACCGCACCGGAGGGAGGTTTCTACTGCGGGCTGGATGCTGATTCTGAAGGTCGTGAAGGGGCCTGCTATGTCTGGAAGAAACAGGAACTGGAGCAGATTCTGGGAGATCAGGCGGCCTTCTTTTGCCAGTATTACGGGGTAACCGAGCAGGGTAATTTTGAAGAGCCGGGAGAGAATGTCCTGTTCCAGGCCCTGCCGGCGGCTGAAGAACCGGCAGTGATCAAGGCAGCCGGACAGAAGCTGCTGCAGGTACGGGCTATGCGTCAGCAGCCGCTGCGGGATCTCAAGATCCTGTCCGGCTGGAACGGCCTGACCATCGCGGCACTGGCGCGGGGAGCAGCGCTGACCAACAACCGGCGCTGGCTGGAAGCGGCCCGCAGGGCAGCAGCCTTTATCAGCAGCTCCCTGACCCGTGCCGATGGCCGCCTGCTGCGCAGCTGGTGCGGCACGCCCTCAACCATTCCGGGGTTTCTGGAGGATTACGCCTTTCTGGGCTGGGGCTTTCTGGAACTGTTCAAGGCCGGAGGAGACGCTGCAGACCTTGCAACAGCCGAACAGCTCTGCAGGGATGCGCTTCATCTGTTCAGAACAGAAGATGGACGGCTTGTCACCGTCGGAAATGATCAGGAACAGCTTCCACTGGCACTGTCAGACAACCATGATGGGGTGATTCCATCCGGGCCGGCAGCCCTGGTCATGAACCTGGTGACACTGGCCAAATGTACCGCCAAGCCCGAATGGGAAAAACGTACAGATGAGGTACTGAGCAGCGTATTGCCATCCCTGGTGCGCCAGCCGGTCAGCGGGCTCTGGTTACTGGAGGCGGCTCTGAAGAGACAGTCCCAAAACGTCACGTAA